Proteins found in one Maridesulfovibrio sp. genomic segment:
- a CDS encoding methyl-accepting chemotaxis protein, which yields MNNFSIRKKLALLICIAVLTAVATIAISLYGSLNQEEEQSSKTETVMLDAQKTKIKVAVSSMANALASAVEGITDEQEKVERIRALIKNAFFEKDRSGYYFVYSGTVNVAHPVKSNLQGKDLSNLKGKDGVYSVRELARTAEAGGGFVHFTWSKPGVGDSVPKLGYAAMIPGTKYWIGTGVYIDNISKMVSKVQQEMHDTEMKILLFEVGVSACFILLILLPVALYISRSIVNPVLEIEEAARKISSGNFDISLKVSGKNEIGKLQVALLAMAKSLKENIAEITAKEEEAEQKATEAMRASAEAKTAHELAEHKTSELLDAAAKIDNVVDSISSASDNLMVQIEQCSTGAEDQAGRVGETASAMEEMNASVLEVAHSASEAAEMVDKAKDMAGKGAEIVYRAVAGIEDISTQSEKLKTDMSYLGEQAEGIGDIINVINDIADQTNLLALNAAIEAARAGEAGRGFAVVADEVRKLAEKTMSATSDVVNVVKVIQDEARKNINNTVNSVEDISRVTTMANEAGDSLREIVNLVNDATTQVQSIATAAEQQSSASEEINRSISEISGISTQTSQAMNMSKTVVIDLTGTIKTLSSMTERMKG from the coding sequence GTGAACAATTTTTCCATCAGGAAAAAACTGGCGCTTCTGATATGCATAGCTGTGTTAACGGCAGTGGCAACCATCGCCATTAGTCTTTACGGGTCACTGAATCAAGAAGAAGAACAATCCAGTAAGACCGAAACGGTTATGCTTGACGCGCAGAAAACAAAAATCAAGGTCGCTGTATCCTCAATGGCCAATGCCCTGGCCAGTGCAGTTGAAGGAATAACTGACGAGCAGGAAAAAGTTGAGCGGATTAGAGCTTTAATCAAAAATGCTTTTTTTGAAAAAGACCGCTCTGGATACTATTTTGTTTACAGTGGAACAGTAAACGTTGCACATCCTGTTAAATCTAATTTACAAGGTAAAGATCTCAGTAACTTAAAGGGTAAGGACGGAGTCTATTCCGTTCGAGAACTTGCTCGGACTGCTGAGGCCGGCGGTGGTTTTGTCCATTTCACATGGAGTAAGCCCGGTGTTGGAGATTCGGTGCCGAAACTTGGGTACGCGGCCATGATTCCGGGAACAAAATATTGGATTGGAACCGGAGTATATATCGATAATATTTCCAAGATGGTTTCAAAAGTTCAGCAGGAGATGCATGATACCGAAATGAAAATTCTGCTCTTTGAAGTGGGGGTATCTGCATGTTTCATCCTGCTGATCCTATTGCCCGTGGCTTTGTACATATCCAGAAGTATTGTCAATCCTGTACTCGAAATCGAGGAGGCAGCCCGTAAAATATCCTCTGGAAATTTTGATATTTCTTTGAAAGTCAGCGGTAAAAACGAAATCGGCAAGTTGCAGGTGGCATTGCTCGCAATGGCAAAATCATTAAAAGAGAATATTGCTGAAATTACTGCCAAAGAGGAGGAAGCTGAGCAAAAGGCGACTGAAGCCATGCGGGCCAGTGCGGAGGCGAAGACTGCGCACGAGCTGGCTGAACATAAGACCTCTGAATTGCTTGATGCTGCCGCAAAGATTGATAATGTCGTTGATTCTATTTCTTCCGCTTCAGATAATCTCATGGTTCAGATTGAGCAATGCAGCACCGGAGCCGAGGATCAGGCAGGGCGTGTAGGTGAAACCGCCAGCGCGATGGAAGAGATGAACGCATCGGTACTGGAAGTAGCTCATAGCGCGTCTGAAGCAGCTGAAATGGTTGATAAGGCCAAGGATATGGCGGGCAAAGGTGCGGAGATAGTTTACAGGGCTGTTGCTGGAATTGAAGATATTTCCACTCAATCAGAAAAATTGAAAACAGATATGTCTTATCTTGGTGAACAGGCCGAGGGTATCGGTGATATTATTAATGTTATTAATGACATTGCTGATCAGACCAATCTATTGGCACTGAATGCCGCGATTGAAGCTGCCAGAGCAGGTGAAGCCGGGAGAGGTTTTGCGGTTGTCGCTGATGAGGTGCGTAAATTGGCTGAAAAGACAATGAGCGCCACGAGTGATGTCGTTAATGTCGTTAAGGTTATTCAGGATGAAGCCCGTAAAAATATCAATAACACGGTCAATTCTGTAGAGGACATTTCTCGCGTAACGACGATGGCTAATGAAGCAGGAGATTCTCTGCGAGAAATTGTAAATCTGGTAAATGATGCCACTACTCAGGTTCAGTCAATTGCCACCGCAGCAGAGCAACAAAGTTCTGCAAGTGAAGAAATCAACAGAAGCATTTCTGAAATAAGCGGTATTTCAACTCAAACTTCTCAGGCAATGAATATGTCCAAAACTGTTGTTATAGATCTGACTGGAACTATAAAGACTCTGAGCAGTATGACAGAGAGGATGAAAGGCTGA
- a CDS encoding TetR family transcriptional regulator, which translates to MARKTKEEAEKTRQALLASAFKVFNEKGYAKTTLQDIAQDAGVTRGAVYWHFKNKTDLFGKLFDYAFMPVRDLLFNKFEEKLNPKEMLSSLMQVWIRHAGTEENFRAAFGIMFNKTEWSEELMPFKMKFREYEYKFIKKTEKIIAQGQQDGVFRDELKPSVAAAQYFSILLGLAQYSQFFPDEVDIHGEAESLIEMFMYSCLKTN; encoded by the coding sequence ATGGCAAGAAAAACCAAAGAAGAGGCAGAAAAAACACGGCAGGCTCTGCTGGCCTCTGCATTCAAGGTATTCAACGAAAAAGGATATGCCAAAACCACGCTGCAGGATATTGCTCAGGATGCTGGAGTTACCCGTGGAGCCGTATACTGGCATTTTAAAAATAAAACAGATCTCTTTGGTAAACTTTTTGATTATGCGTTTATGCCTGTACGCGATCTACTTTTTAATAAATTTGAAGAAAAACTCAATCCCAAGGAAATGCTTTCAAGCCTTATGCAGGTCTGGATAAGGCACGCAGGTACCGAAGAAAATTTCCGCGCAGCTTTCGGGATCATGTTCAACAAGACTGAATGGTCTGAAGAGCTGATGCCATTCAAGATGAAATTCCGTGAGTATGAATACAAATTTATAAAAAAAACTGAAAAGATAATTGCACAAGGACAGCAGGACGGAGTATTCCGTGATGAGTTGAAACCTAGTGTTGCCGCAGCCCAGTACTTTTCCATCCTTCTCGGGTTGGCCCAGTATTCCCAGTTTTTCCCGGATGAAGTAGATATCCACGGGGAAGCAGAATCTTTAATCGAAATGTTTATGTACTCATGTTTAAAAACAAATTAA